From the genome of Flavobacterium ovatum, one region includes:
- the serS gene encoding serine--tRNA ligase: protein MLQIAFIRENQEKVIQALAKRNMDAKTVVEEVVQLDEKRRASQVEMDNILSESNKLSKDIGGLMKSGEKAKAAILKEKTVSLKEKSKELADVVEALANELTEKLYTLPNLPADIVPAGKTPEENLNVFEAGEVPVLHEGAQPHWELVKKYDIIDFELGNKITGAGFPVYKGKGARLQRALINYFLDKNTAAGYNEVQVPHFVNEASAYGTGQLPDKEGQMYHDATDNLYLIPTAEVPVTNLFRDVILTESELPVLTTAYTPCFRREAGSYGAHVRGLNRLHQFDKVEIVRVEHPDKSYEALDGMVEHVKDILNELKLPYRILRLCGGDMGFTSALTYDFEVFSTAQDRWLEISSVSNFETFQANRLKLRFKDKDGKNQLAHTLNGSSLALPRVLAGILENYQTPEGIVIPEVLRPYCGFDIIN from the coding sequence ATGTTACAAATTGCATTTATTAGAGAGAATCAGGAGAAAGTAATCCAAGCTTTGGCAAAAAGAAATATGGATGCCAAAACCGTGGTGGAAGAAGTGGTACAACTAGACGAAAAACGTCGTGCTTCACAAGTTGAAATGGACAACATTTTATCTGAGTCTAATAAATTATCCAAAGACATCGGCGGATTAATGAAAAGTGGTGAAAAAGCAAAAGCCGCTATCCTTAAAGAAAAAACGGTTTCTCTTAAAGAAAAAAGTAAAGAATTAGCAGATGTTGTTGAAGCTTTAGCTAATGAGTTAACCGAAAAATTATACACATTACCAAACCTTCCTGCAGATATTGTTCCGGCAGGGAAAACTCCCGAAGAAAACCTAAACGTTTTTGAAGCTGGTGAAGTTCCTGTTTTGCATGAAGGCGCACAACCACATTGGGAATTGGTAAAGAAATACGATATCATCGATTTCGAACTAGGAAATAAAATTACGGGAGCAGGTTTTCCGGTTTACAAAGGTAAAGGAGCTCGTTTGCAACGTGCCTTAATCAATTATTTTTTAGATAAAAACACTGCAGCAGGATATAATGAAGTACAAGTGCCTCATTTTGTAAACGAAGCTTCGGCTTATGGAACGGGACAATTGCCAGACAAAGAAGGTCAAATGTACCATGACGCAACAGATAACTTATATTTAATCCCAACAGCAGAAGTTCCGGTAACCAACTTGTTTAGAGATGTGATTTTGACCGAAAGTGAATTGCCTGTCCTGACGACTGCTTATACACCTTGTTTCCGTCGTGAAGCAGGTTCTTATGGAGCACACGTACGTGGATTAAATCGTTTGCACCAATTTGACAAAGTCGAAATTGTACGTGTGGAGCATCCTGATAAATCATACGAAGCATTAGATGGAATGGTGGAACACGTCAAAGATATTTTGAACGAATTAAAATTACCTTATAGAATCCTTCGCCTTTGTGGTGGAGACATGGGGTTCACTTCAGCATTGACTTATGATTTTGAAGTGTTTTCAACAGCACAAGATCGTTGGTTGGAAATTTCTTCTGTTTCTAATTTTGAAACTTTTCAAGCCAATCGCTTGAAATTACGTTTCAAAGACAAAGACGGTAAAAACCAATTGGCACATACGTTGAACGGAAGTTCATTGGCATTGCCTAGAGTTCTAGCCGGAATCCTTGAAAATTACCAAACTCCAGAAGGAATTGTAATCCCAGAGGTTTTACGACCATACTGTGGATTTGATATAATTAATTAG
- a CDS encoding tetratricopeptide repeat protein, which yields MKNLILYIALLFSLVSFSQNEQLAQYYYDKGDFEKAKISYQELLESVPQNLQYFLRTVDCLQQLQQFEQAEKILITQLNKYKQASILVELGYNYQLQKNEPKAKDYYQQAIDKINANAYEVYGVSASFEKKVLLDYALKSYETAELKMPNLSFNYQKGLLYGQLGNMEKMVDTFLEEAYLNPQNSVLIQNQMSRYMTGEGDSTFSDLLKKALVIRVQKNQDVFWNHYLSWFYMQQKEFSKAFIQEKSIYKRNPVSLSNIVNLAQTCIEEEDSETAITVLGFVLENTKDLELLIQANAYLVQMKIDKALPKEYPVIQTELEALLKQYEISPFSLSLQLIQAHFVAFNLNKPEEAKAIIKKALDLQLNEYQKAQVKMELADVFLFEEKFNQALLYYSQIELDLKNDAVAHEASLKAAKTSYFKGDFDWALKQFKELKSASTQLIANDALEYFLLINDNTVADSTQTALKEFAKGDYLLYQNRNEEAIAQFQVILKKHKGDEIEGVTLLRLGKIYEKLGDFPLALSQYQTIIDKHRDGIYIDEALYFSAEIYNKKLKETEKAKALYEKILFNHQDSIYFVEARKNFRILRGDTNL from the coding sequence ATGAAAAACCTAATTTTATATATTGCTTTATTATTCTCGCTAGTTAGTTTCTCTCAGAACGAACAATTGGCGCAGTATTACTACGATAAAGGCGATTTCGAAAAAGCAAAAATCAGTTACCAAGAGTTGTTAGAATCGGTGCCTCAAAACCTGCAGTATTTTCTAAGAACCGTAGATTGTCTTCAACAATTGCAACAGTTTGAACAAGCTGAAAAAATTCTTATCACTCAGCTAAATAAATACAAGCAAGCCAGTATTTTGGTTGAGTTAGGTTACAATTATCAGTTACAAAAAAACGAACCTAAAGCCAAAGATTATTACCAACAAGCGATTGATAAAATCAACGCGAATGCTTACGAAGTGTATGGAGTTTCGGCTTCTTTTGAGAAAAAAGTATTATTGGATTATGCCTTAAAGTCCTATGAAACGGCAGAACTAAAAATGCCGAATCTTAGTTTTAATTATCAAAAAGGTTTATTGTACGGACAATTAGGTAATATGGAAAAGATGGTGGATACTTTTCTAGAGGAAGCATATCTTAACCCTCAAAATTCTGTTTTAATTCAAAATCAAATGTCCCGCTACATGACGGGTGAGGGAGATTCGACCTTTAGTGATTTGTTGAAAAAAGCTTTGGTTATTCGAGTTCAGAAAAATCAAGATGTTTTTTGGAATCATTATTTGAGTTGGTTCTATATGCAACAAAAAGAATTTTCCAAAGCCTTTATTCAAGAAAAATCCATTTACAAACGCAATCCCGTTTCTCTTTCAAATATTGTGAATTTAGCACAAACTTGCATTGAGGAAGAGGATAGCGAGACAGCAATAACAGTCCTGGGTTTTGTTTTGGAAAACACAAAGGATTTAGAATTGTTGATTCAAGCCAATGCATATTTGGTACAAATGAAAATCGATAAAGCATTGCCTAAAGAGTATCCAGTAATCCAAACGGAACTAGAAGCCTTGCTCAAACAATATGAAATCAGTCCTTTTAGTTTATCTTTGCAGCTGATTCAGGCACATTTTGTGGCTTTTAATTTGAATAAACCGGAAGAAGCTAAAGCGATTATCAAAAAAGCACTGGATTTACAGTTGAACGAATATCAAAAAGCACAAGTCAAAATGGAGCTAGCCGATGTTTTCCTTTTTGAAGAAAAATTCAACCAAGCGTTGTTGTATTATTCCCAAATTGAATTGGATTTAAAGAATGACGCAGTAGCACACGAAGCAAGTTTGAAAGCGGCCAAAACCAGTTATTTTAAAGGTGACTTTGATTGGGCTTTAAAACAGTTCAAAGAATTAAAATCGGCCAGTACACAGCTGATTGCCAATGATGCTTTGGAGTATTTTTTATTGATAAACGACAATACGGTTGCGGATTCGACTCAAACGGCATTAAAGGAATTTGCCAAAGGAGATTATCTTTTGTATCAAAATAGAAATGAAGAAGCTATTGCGCAATTTCAAGTCATTTTGAAGAAACACAAAGGAGACGAGATTGAAGGCGTGACTTTATTGCGATTGGGGAAAATATATGAAAAATTAGGTGATTTTCCTTTGGCATTAAGCCAATATCAAACAATAATAGACAAGCACAGAGACGGAATATACATTGACGAAGCACTTTATTTTTCGGCAGAGATTTACAATAAAAAATTAAAAGAAACCGAAAAAGCAAAGGCCTTATACGAGAAAATACTCTTTAACCATCAAGACAGTATTTATTTTGTTGAAGCCAGAAAGAATTTTAGAATATTAAGAGGAGATACAAATCTGTAA
- a CDS encoding DUF4286 family protein has translation MIIYNVTTNIHESVHDQWMIWMQHKHIPEMIATGKFISARLVRVLVEEEMGGVTYSAQYTTDSKETLEKYYQENAGNFQVEGQKLFGEKMLIFRTELQVISEH, from the coding sequence ATGATTATTTACAACGTTACTACAAACATACACGAAAGCGTACACGACCAATGGATGATCTGGATGCAGCACAAACACATTCCTGAAATGATCGCTACGGGCAAATTTATTTCGGCGCGATTGGTGCGTGTTTTGGTTGAAGAAGAGATGGGCGGAGTTACCTATTCTGCACAATACACAACCGATAGTAAAGAAACTTTGGAAAAATATTATCAAGAAAACGCAGGGAATTTTCAGGTAGAAGGGCAAAAGTTGTTTGGAGAAAAAATGCTCATTTTCCGTACGGAATTACAAGTGATATCAGAGCATTAG